The following coding sequences lie in one Caproicibacterium argilliputei genomic window:
- a CDS encoding exodeoxyribonuclease III — protein MKLISWNVNGLRACIKKGFLDFFNAADADVFCVQETKMQPEQAQLDLPGYKQYWNSAVKKGYSGTAVFSRREPLSVTYDIEDPAHTGEGRSITLEFPEFYLVTFYTPNAQAELARIDYRMQWEDAARKYLRSLDAKKPVILCGDLNVAHEEIDLKNPGPNRGSAGFSDQERGKFTELLQAGFTDTFRALHPQLTGAYSWWSYRFHARDNNAGWRIDYFVTSNRLFSHVKRSEILADVYGSDHCPVLLELEEPLRKAGAAT, from the coding sequence ATGAAACTGATTTCTTGGAATGTAAACGGGCTGCGCGCCTGCATCAAAAAAGGATTTCTGGATTTCTTTAACGCCGCAGACGCTGATGTGTTCTGCGTACAGGAAACCAAAATGCAGCCAGAGCAAGCCCAGCTGGACCTGCCCGGCTACAAGCAGTACTGGAACTCCGCAGTGAAAAAGGGATACTCCGGTACAGCGGTTTTTTCGCGCAGAGAGCCGCTCTCGGTCACTTACGACATTGAAGATCCCGCCCACACCGGCGAAGGACGCAGTATCACGCTGGAATTTCCGGAGTTTTATCTCGTAACATTTTACACGCCGAATGCTCAGGCGGAACTGGCGCGGATTGACTACCGGATGCAGTGGGAAGATGCCGCCCGAAAGTACCTGCGCTCCTTAGACGCAAAGAAACCGGTCATCCTGTGCGGCGACTTAAATGTTGCGCATGAGGAAATTGACCTGAAAAATCCGGGTCCAAACCGCGGCAGCGCCGGCTTCTCCGACCAGGAACGTGGCAAATTCACCGAATTACTGCAGGCTGGCTTTACGGATACGTTCCGGGCGCTGCACCCGCAGCTGACCGGCGCGTACAGCTGGTGGAGCTACCGCTTTCACGCACGGGACAACAACGCCGGCTGGCGGATTGACTACTTTGTAACCTCCAACCGTCTGTTTTCACACGTCAAACGAAGCGAGATTCTGGCAGATGTGTACGGCAGTGACCACTGCCCGGTACTGCTGGAACTTGAGGAACCTCTCCGGAAAGCAGGTGCCGCAACATGA
- a CDS encoding MBL fold metallo-hydrolase RNA specificity domain-containing protein, protein MKLTFYGADKEVTGSCHCLTVNGLHILIDCGLQQGADETDNRRLPFCPNLIDYVLVTHAHIDHTGRLPLLAKQGFQGKILATEKTAYLMDIMLRDSAHIQEMDAEQALRKGRRAGKKPKGPLYTIEDAEAAIKQITSCGYNEKISLCEGVQVRFQDAGHLLGSASVEIWATENGVTKKLVFSGDIGNKNQPIIRDPQYVHEADYVVMESTYGDREHEKTEDYAGTFAKIIDRTLSDGGNVIIPSFAVGRTQELLYFFREIKERCLTPNHPNFPVYVDSPLAAEATAIYSGNLQGYADRETVSLIDHGFEPLQFSNLHITESVEESKALNEDGVPKVIISSSGMCEAGRIRHHLKHNLWRPECAIVFVGYQAGGTLGRILLDGVNSVKLFGEQIAVKAHIYNFRAMSGHADHTGLLEWISAFPKSLQKVFVVHGERTCCETFTAELCANGFDAYAPDFSAVYDLLEDRVEAAGIPPEKLHPARVQGYPAGKVSSAFLRLLQAQKRLEQVVQHNEGGANKDLGKFADQILALCKKWDR, encoded by the coding sequence ATGAAACTGACTTTTTACGGCGCAGATAAGGAAGTAACCGGCAGCTGCCACTGCCTGACGGTAAACGGTCTGCACATCCTCATTGACTGCGGTCTACAGCAGGGTGCAGATGAAACCGACAACCGCCGCCTGCCCTTTTGCCCCAATCTGATTGACTATGTTCTGGTGACACACGCACACATCGACCACACCGGCCGCCTTCCGTTGCTGGCAAAGCAGGGCTTTCAGGGAAAAATCCTTGCAACGGAAAAAACTGCGTATTTGATGGACATTATGCTGCGCGACAGCGCACACATTCAGGAAATGGACGCGGAGCAGGCACTGCGCAAAGGGCGGCGCGCAGGCAAAAAACCGAAAGGCCCGCTTTACACCATTGAAGATGCCGAAGCTGCCATTAAGCAGATTACCTCCTGCGGATACAACGAAAAAATTTCTCTCTGCGAGGGCGTGCAGGTTCGCTTTCAGGACGCGGGACATCTGCTGGGCAGCGCCTCGGTGGAAATCTGGGCCACAGAAAACGGCGTCACCAAAAAACTCGTTTTTTCCGGCGACATCGGCAACAAAAACCAGCCCATCATCCGCGACCCGCAGTACGTTCATGAGGCAGACTATGTGGTCATGGAATCCACCTACGGCGACCGCGAGCACGAAAAAACAGAGGATTACGCAGGCACCTTTGCAAAAATCATTGACCGCACGCTGAGCGACGGCGGCAACGTGATCATTCCCTCCTTCGCCGTGGGGCGCACGCAGGAATTGCTGTACTTTTTCCGCGAAATTAAGGAACGTTGCCTGACCCCAAACCACCCGAACTTTCCCGTTTATGTGGACTCCCCTCTTGCGGCGGAGGCAACGGCAATCTACAGTGGCAACTTGCAGGGATATGCCGACCGCGAAACCGTCTCTCTGATTGACCACGGGTTTGAGCCACTGCAGTTTTCCAACCTGCACATTACGGAAAGCGTAGAGGAATCGAAAGCCCTCAATGAAGATGGCGTGCCGAAAGTTATCATCTCCTCCAGCGGTATGTGCGAAGCCGGGCGGATTCGGCACCACTTAAAGCACAACCTTTGGCGGCCGGAATGCGCCATCGTATTTGTAGGGTATCAGGCGGGCGGCACCCTAGGCCGGATTCTGCTGGATGGTGTAAACAGCGTCAAGCTGTTTGGCGAGCAGATTGCCGTCAAAGCGCATATTTACAATTTCCGCGCCATGTCCGGACACGCAGATCATACCGGTCTTTTGGAGTGGATTTCTGCCTTTCCGAAAAGCCTGCAGAAAGTGTTTGTGGTACACGGCGAGCGCACGTGCTGCGAAACCTTTACAGCGGAGCTGTGCGCCAACGGATTTGACGCTTACGCACCGGATTTTTCAGCGGTCTATGACCTGCTGGAAGACCGGGTGGAGGCTGCCGGCATCCCGCCGGAAAAGCTGCACCCCGCACGCGTACAGGGGTATCCCGCCGGAAAAGTTTCCTCGGCGTTTCTGCGGCTGCTGCAGGCGCAGAAACGTTTGGAACAGGTGGTTCAGCACAACGAGGGCGGTGCAAACAAAGACCTCGGCAAATTTGCAGATCAGATTTTGGCGCTGTGTAAAAAATGGGACCGATAA
- a CDS encoding class I SAM-dependent methyltransferase, whose product MEQLETMGAFFDNRLNGYEEHQLNVIDGAKTFYPFTASLLPTTPKCRILDLGCGTGLELNEYFPRNPTASVTGIDLAAGMLERLKEKFSDKALTLIQGSYFTVPFGTAQFDAAVSVESLHHFSQEQKVPLYRKLHAALKDGGFFILTDYMAENDGEEQLHFAELARLRAEQHLPQDTFFHYDTPLTRAHETEALTDAGFSKVEFLRQWSGTVLLKAYK is encoded by the coding sequence TTGGAACAGCTTGAAACTATGGGCGCGTTTTTTGACAACCGCCTGAACGGCTACGAAGAACATCAACTTAATGTTATAGATGGCGCAAAGACGTTTTACCCCTTTACCGCATCTCTGCTGCCCACAACCCCGAAATGTAGAATTCTGGATTTGGGCTGTGGCACCGGTTTGGAACTAAATGAATATTTTCCACGGAACCCGACTGCTTCCGTAACGGGAATCGACCTCGCGGCGGGGATGCTGGAACGTTTGAAGGAAAAGTTTTCGGACAAAGCTCTGACTCTGATTCAGGGTTCGTACTTTACCGTTCCTTTTGGAACCGCGCAGTTTGACGCGGCAGTTTCGGTGGAGTCGCTGCACCACTTTTCACAGGAGCAGAAAGTGCCGCTTTACCGAAAGCTGCACGCAGCTTTGAAAGACGGCGGCTTTTTTATCTTAACCGATTACATGGCTGAAAATGATGGGGAAGAACAGCTGCATTTTGCCGAACTGGCACGGCTTCGGGCGGAACAGCATTTGCCGCAGGATACGTTTTTCCACTATGATACGCCGCTGACCCGCGCGCACGAAACAGAAGCTTTGACTGACGCCGGTTTTTCCAAAGTGGAATTTCTGCGGCAGTGGAGTGGCACAGTTCTACTGAAAGCGTACAAATAG
- a CDS encoding GNAT family N-acetyltransferase has product MTEQLVKGYQNDTALRRSFNALATETFGLSFEDWYRSGYWKDRYIPYSMINDGEVLANISVNLIDFYYQGQKQRCIQLGTVMTKSAFRNRGLSRRLMEKILLDYAQCDGFFLYANDTVLDFYPKFGFHKADEYRFKTGVSCTGTASAEPVPMESADDWERFLTEKNRRRSIGQLQMQTDDLLMFYLTQFFKEKVYHLPEADAYAIAEVNDSVLKLYDVFASRVIPYSAIYTAFGSDIRTVDFLFAPQETAGLEKYKVQQTDTALFLQGGFLEQTVSQIGSFPEIVHT; this is encoded by the coding sequence ATGACAGAACAACTGGTCAAAGGCTATCAGAATGACACTGCTTTGCGCAGGTCGTTCAACGCATTAGCCACAGAAACTTTTGGGCTTTCTTTTGAGGACTGGTACCGAAGCGGATACTGGAAAGACCGGTATATCCCTTATTCGATGATCAATGACGGTGAAGTGCTTGCAAATATATCTGTGAATTTAATTGATTTTTATTACCAAGGACAAAAGCAGCGTTGTATTCAGTTGGGAACCGTCATGACCAAGTCTGCTTTCCGCAACAGAGGGCTGAGCCGAAGATTGATGGAAAAAATATTACTTGACTATGCCCAATGTGACGGTTTCTTTCTGTATGCCAATGATACCGTTCTGGATTTCTATCCGAAATTTGGTTTTCATAAGGCAGATGAATATCGTTTCAAAACAGGCGTTTCCTGTACCGGAACTGCATCAGCGGAGCCTGTCCCCATGGAATCTGCTGATGACTGGGAGCGTTTCTTAACAGAAAAAAACCGGCGCAGAAGTATCGGTCAGCTGCAAATGCAGACGGATGACTTGCTCATGTTCTATCTGACGCAGTTTTTCAAAGAAAAGGTGTACCATTTACCAGAAGCAGATGCTTATGCGATTGCAGAGGTCAATGATTCTGTTCTAAAGCTTTATGATGTTTTTGCAAGTCGGGTGATTCCTTACTCTGCGATTTATACGGCTTTCGGCTCGGACATCCGGACGGTGGACTTCCTTTTTGCACCGCAGGAAACTGCCGGATTAGAAAAATACAAAGTGCAGCAAACGGATACCGCACTGTTTTTACAGGGCGGTTTTTTGGAACAAACCGTTTCGCAGATTGGCAGCTTTCCGGAAATTGTACATACATAA
- a CDS encoding 2-hydroxyacyl-CoA dehydratase: MAELVYDKTGRLLFTKEMKEEYTILIPMMLPVHFKLFVGVLRNAGYKIELLENSGPSVVQEGLKYVHNDACYPALLVIGQFLDALHSGKYDLDHTALMLTQTGGGCRASNYIHLLRKAMHKANLDQVPIISLNLVGLEKNPGFSIDLGIIRRLVAGVVYGDAMMCLNNQIKPYEIHKGQSEALLDSWTQKLNEQFSHGKGIGMHDQRKNLSLILADFAAVPVKKTPKVHVGIVGEIYVKYAAFANNHLEDFLAEQDCEVNVPGLMNFLLFMLEHRQDDVALYGGNPLPSAVSELLFRYVTKMQNAITEAFKPYPQFLAPTEFSHVHELVKGVIGYGAKMGEGWLLTAEMLELAECGFENIVCAQPFGCLPNHIVGKGMIRKIKEVNPDANIVPIDYDPGATKVNQENRIKLMLAVARENLHRQTAD, encoded by the coding sequence ATGGCAGAACTTGTTTACGATAAAACCGGCCGCCTGCTTTTTACCAAGGAAATGAAAGAGGAGTATACCATCCTCATTCCCATGATGCTTCCGGTGCACTTTAAGCTTTTTGTGGGTGTTCTGCGCAATGCGGGATACAAAATTGAACTGCTGGAAAACAGCGGCCCTTCCGTTGTGCAGGAAGGACTGAAATATGTGCACAACGACGCCTGCTATCCAGCACTGCTGGTCATCGGGCAGTTTCTGGATGCGCTGCATTCCGGTAAATATGATTTGGACCACACTGCGCTGATGCTGACGCAGACCGGCGGCGGCTGCCGCGCCAGCAATTACATCCACCTGCTGCGCAAGGCGATGCACAAAGCGAACCTGGACCAAGTGCCGATTATCAGCCTCAATCTGGTGGGGTTGGAGAAAAACCCCGGTTTTTCGATTGACCTCGGCATTATCCGCCGGCTGGTGGCGGGTGTGGTTTACGGTGATGCGATGATGTGCCTGAACAACCAGATTAAGCCTTATGAAATCCACAAGGGGCAGAGTGAGGCGTTGCTGGACAGCTGGACGCAGAAGCTGAACGAGCAGTTTTCGCATGGCAAAGGAATCGGTATGCATGACCAACGCAAAAACCTGAGCCTGATTCTGGCAGACTTTGCCGCGGTGCCAGTCAAGAAAACACCGAAGGTGCACGTCGGCATTGTTGGAGAAATCTATGTCAAGTACGCTGCGTTTGCGAACAATCATCTGGAGGACTTTCTGGCAGAGCAGGACTGCGAAGTCAATGTGCCCGGCCTGATGAACTTTCTGCTGTTTATGTTGGAGCACCGGCAGGACGATGTGGCGCTGTACGGCGGCAATCCCCTTCCTTCCGCTGTTTCGGAACTGCTGTTCCGATATGTGACGAAGATGCAGAATGCCATTACGGAAGCTTTTAAGCCTTACCCGCAGTTTCTGGCGCCCACAGAGTTTTCACACGTGCATGAACTGGTTAAAGGCGTGATTGGATACGGAGCCAAGATGGGCGAGGGCTGGCTTTTGACTGCGGAGATGTTAGAACTTGCCGAGTGCGGATTTGAAAACATCGTCTGCGCACAGCCGTTCGGCTGTTTGCCGAACCACATTGTCGGCAAAGGGATGATTCGCAAAATTAAGGAAGTGAATCCGGACGCCAATATTGTGCCGATTGACTACGACCCCGGCGCCACAAAGGTCAATCAGGAGAACCGCATTAAGCTGATGCTGGCGGTTGCGCGTGAAAATCTGCATCGCCAAACTGCAGACTGA
- a CDS encoding acyl-CoA dehydratase activase-related protein, which translates to MKIGLDVGSTTIKSIVLDDEDQIVFQSYERHYSQITEKMTELLTKIRKEVVCGKDAKLTVSGSAGMGVSETCGLPFVQEVYATRIATGRLLPETDCIIELGGEDAKILFLTGGTEVRMNGSCAGGTGAFIDQMATLLGISLEEMDKLSAQYEKIYTIASRCGVFAKSDIQPLLNQGARKSDLSASIFAAVANQTIAGLAQGRPITGNVVYLGGPLTFLSGLRHAFDTALKTTGTCPENSLYYVALGAAFSSEIEIDLDTALKNIASYGNTGNFRSIAPLFQDQAAYDAFVERHSRCKAPRGDFKTYKGPVFLGVDSGSTTIKAVVMGSDGQILDSIYRSNAGNPVPLVRDYLLELYKVRPDLRFTAAAVTGYGEELLKNAFNLDFGIVETIAHFTAAKRFMPKVDFVIDIGGQDMKCFKIRGGAIDNIFLNEACSSGCGSFLQTFANTLGYSIEDFAKLGLFAKHPVDLGSRCTVFMNSQVKQAQKDGATTADISAGLSVSVVKNALYKVIRVSSAEELGRNIVVQGGTFLNDAVLRVFEKEMHVDVVRPDISGLMGAYGAAVYAMQKSLRREEGSSTLISKEELENFKHEVKVTNCGLCNNNCRLTINIFAGGRRFIGGNRCERPVTKRGNGGADLDLFAYKLSKLQSYVPVPAGSRGKIGIPMCLNMYELLPFWHTFFSLLGFEVVTSPLSTRELYIEGQSTIPSDTVCFPAKLAHGHIMKLLDAGLKTIFYPCMSYNIDEHRSDNHYNCPVVAYYPEVLAANMPQLKNVNFIDDYVGIHRPRSFPKKMTEILNTRFDGTFTLKEVKIAAGAAYKAYEAYMQDICAKGNEMIDRARLEHRQIIVLSGRPYHLDPEVNHGIDKLITTLGAAVVSEDVIAERTKKQPVDVLNQWTYHARLYSAAEYVATQADMNLVQMVSFGCGLDAITTDEVRSILEKHDKIYTQIKIDEITNLGAVKIRLRSLFAALEQ; encoded by the coding sequence ATGAAAATTGGACTCGACGTAGGTTCCACAACTATCAAAAGTATTGTACTGGACGATGAGGATCAAATCGTTTTTCAGTCTTATGAACGCCATTACTCACAAATTACCGAAAAAATGACGGAACTGCTTACCAAAATCCGTAAGGAAGTGGTATGCGGCAAGGACGCGAAACTGACGGTTTCCGGTTCCGCTGGTATGGGGGTCAGCGAAACCTGCGGTTTGCCGTTTGTGCAGGAAGTGTATGCCACGCGCATTGCCACCGGGCGGCTGCTTCCGGAAACGGACTGTATTATCGAACTGGGCGGCGAGGATGCGAAAATCCTGTTTCTGACCGGCGGCACCGAGGTGCGTATGAACGGCTCCTGCGCAGGCGGCACCGGCGCGTTTATTGACCAGATGGCAACGCTGCTGGGCATTTCGCTGGAGGAAATGGACAAACTCTCAGCCCAGTACGAAAAGATTTACACCATTGCCTCCCGCTGCGGGGTCTTTGCTAAGAGTGATATTCAGCCGCTGTTAAATCAGGGCGCGCGCAAAAGCGACCTTTCTGCCAGCATTTTTGCGGCAGTGGCAAACCAGACCATCGCCGGGCTGGCGCAGGGACGGCCGATCACCGGTAATGTGGTGTACCTCGGCGGCCCGCTGACGTTTCTCAGCGGCTTGCGCCACGCGTTTGACACAGCGTTAAAAACCACCGGCACCTGCCCGGAAAACAGCCTTTATTACGTTGCGCTGGGCGCTGCGTTCAGCAGTGAAATCGAGATTGATTTGGACACCGCGCTAAAAAACATTGCCTCTTACGGCAATACCGGCAATTTCCGCAGCATTGCGCCGTTGTTTCAAGACCAGGCGGCGTATGATGCTTTCGTGGAGCGGCACAGCCGCTGCAAAGCGCCGCGCGGCGACTTCAAAACCTACAAAGGCCCGGTGTTTCTGGGGGTTGACTCCGGCTCTACCACCATTAAAGCGGTGGTCATGGGCAGCGACGGGCAGATTTTGGACAGCATTTACCGCAGCAATGCCGGCAATCCGGTTCCGCTTGTGCGGGATTACTTGCTGGAACTGTACAAGGTGCGCCCCGACCTGCGCTTTACTGCTGCGGCGGTCACCGGCTATGGCGAGGAACTGCTGAAAAACGCCTTTAATCTGGACTTTGGCATTGTGGAAACCATTGCACACTTTACAGCTGCCAAACGCTTTATGCCGAAAGTGGATTTTGTCATTGACATCGGCGGGCAGGACATGAAGTGTTTTAAAATTCGCGGCGGTGCGATTGATAATATCTTCTTGAACGAAGCCTGTTCCTCCGGCTGCGGTTCTTTTTTGCAGACGTTTGCCAACACGCTCGGTTACTCCATTGAGGATTTCGCCAAACTGGGTCTGTTTGCAAAGCATCCGGTTGACTTGGGCAGCCGCTGTACCGTTTTTATGAACAGCCAGGTTAAGCAGGCACAGAAGGACGGCGCGACCACCGCGGATATTTCCGCTGGTCTTTCCGTCAGCGTGGTGAAAAACGCGCTTTACAAAGTCATCCGCGTTTCCTCTGCAGAGGAACTGGGCCGCAACATTGTAGTGCAGGGTGGCACGTTCCTGAATGATGCCGTGCTGCGCGTGTTTGAAAAGGAAATGCATGTAGATGTGGTGCGCCCGGACATTTCCGGTTTGATGGGGGCTTACGGCGCGGCGGTGTATGCCATGCAGAAGTCTTTGCGCCGCGAAGAGGGCAGCAGTACACTCATTTCTAAAGAGGAACTGGAAAACTTTAAGCATGAGGTCAAGGTGACAAACTGCGGTCTGTGCAACAACAACTGCCGCCTGACCATCAATATCTTTGCAGGCGGACGGCGCTTTATCGGCGGCAATCGCTGCGAACGTCCCGTAACCAAACGCGGTAACGGCGGCGCGGATTTGGATCTGTTTGCGTACAAACTCAGCAAGCTGCAGTCTTATGTGCCGGTTCCTGCCGGCAGCCGTGGAAAAATCGGCATCCCGATGTGCTTAAATATGTATGAGCTGCTGCCGTTCTGGCACACGTTCTTTTCCTTGCTGGGCTTTGAGGTGGTCACGTCGCCGCTTTCTACTCGCGAATTGTATATCGAGGGGCAGAGCACCATTCCCAGCGACACGGTCTGCTTCCCGGCAAAGCTGGCGCACGGCCACATTATGAAGCTGCTGGACGCCGGACTTAAAACAATTTTTTATCCCTGCATGAGCTACAACATTGATGAACACCGCAGTGACAACCACTATAACTGCCCGGTGGTTGCCTACTATCCGGAAGTGCTGGCTGCCAATATGCCGCAGCTGAAGAATGTGAACTTCATTGATGATTATGTGGGGATTCACCGCCCGCGCAGCTTCCCGAAAAAAATGACAGAAATCCTCAATACCCGCTTTGACGGCACGTTTACGCTCAAAGAGGTGAAGATTGCCGCCGGCGCGGCTTATAAGGCATATGAGGCGTATATGCAGGACATCTGTGCCAAGGGTAACGAAATGATTGACCGCGCCCGCTTGGAGCACCGGCAGATCATTGTGCTGTCCGGCAGACCGTATCATCTGGACCCGGAGGTCAACCACGGCATTGACAAGCTGATTACCACGCTGGGCGCGGCGGTGGTCAGCGAGGACGTCATTGCGGAGCGCACGAAAAAGCAGCCGGTCGATGTTCTGAACCAGTGGACGTACCACGCGCGCCTTTACTCGGCGGCGGAGTACGTTGCCACCCAGGCGGATATGAATCTGGTGCAGATGGTTTCTTTCGGCTGCGGACTGGACGCCATCACCACGGACGAAGTGCGCAGCATTTTGGAAAAACACGATAAAATTTACACCCAGATTAAGATTGATGAGATTACCAATCTGGGTGCTGTCAAGATTCGCCTGCGCAGTCTTTTCGCTGCGCTGGAACAGTGA
- a CDS encoding peptidylprolyl isomerase, protein MQNPVVTFETTAGTIRAELYPQVAPNTVNNFISLIQSGFYDGTIFHRVIPGFMIQGGDPEGTGMGGPDYSIRGEFAQNGFPNDLKHTRGVLSMARTMIPDSAGSQFFLMVADAPHLDGQYAAFGKVTEGMDAADKIAAARRDRNDRPKEDQVMTKVTVETFGGKYPAPKTV, encoded by the coding sequence ATGCAGAACCCTGTTGTTACATTTGAAACCACAGCGGGCACCATCCGGGCCGAACTGTACCCGCAGGTTGCGCCGAACACAGTCAATAATTTCATCAGCCTGATCCAATCCGGCTTTTACGACGGCACCATTTTTCACCGCGTAATTCCGGGCTTTATGATTCAGGGCGGCGACCCGGAGGGTACCGGCATGGGCGGCCCGGATTACAGCATCCGCGGCGAATTTGCCCAAAACGGCTTTCCGAATGACCTGAAACATACCCGTGGTGTCCTCAGCATGGCACGCACCATGATACCCGACTCCGCCGGCAGCCAGTTCTTTTTGATGGTTGCGGACGCACCGCATCTGGACGGGCAGTACGCCGCCTTTGGCAAGGTAACGGAGGGCATGGATGCCGCCGACAAGATTGCCGCCGCCCGCCGCGACCGCAACGACCGCCCCAAAGAAGACCAGGTCATGACCAAAGTGACCGTAGAAACTTTCGGGGGAAAATACCCCGCACCGAAAACCGTTTAA
- a CDS encoding YebC/PmpR family DNA-binding transcriptional regulator, translating into MSGHSKWNNIKRKKEKADGAKAKVFTKIGRELAVAVKEGGGPDPASNSKLKDCIAKAKAANVPNDNIERIIKRAAGDGDDTKYENIVYEGYGPSGVAVIVEALSDNRNRTAADIRHAFDKFGGNLGTTGCVSFLFEQKGVLVIEREGHDEDKVMEDALEAGAADFQADEDIFEIYTEPDDFSGVLSDLTDKDYEFETAEVQMVPSTYVKLPEGKEASMQKLLDALEDNDDVQNVWHNWEEPEDEDDE; encoded by the coding sequence ATGTCTGGCCATTCAAAATGGAATAATATCAAACGTAAAAAAGAAAAGGCCGACGGCGCCAAGGCAAAGGTTTTCACCAAAATCGGCCGTGAACTCGCGGTCGCAGTCAAAGAGGGCGGCGGCCCCGACCCGGCCAGCAACTCCAAACTGAAGGACTGCATTGCCAAGGCAAAAGCGGCAAATGTTCCAAACGATAACATCGAGCGCATTATCAAGCGCGCTGCCGGTGACGGCGATGACACCAAGTATGAAAACATTGTCTATGAAGGCTACGGCCCCAGCGGCGTTGCCGTAATCGTAGAGGCACTGTCTGACAACCGCAACCGCACTGCCGCAGACATCCGCCACGCATTTGACAAGTTTGGCGGCAACCTCGGTACAACCGGCTGTGTTTCCTTTCTGTTTGAGCAGAAAGGCGTGCTGGTCATTGAGCGCGAAGGGCACGACGAGGACAAAGTCATGGAAGATGCTCTGGAAGCCGGCGCAGCTGATTTTCAGGCAGACGAAGACATCTTCGAAATTTACACGGAACCGGACGACTTTTCCGGTGTGCTCAGCGACCTGACAGACAAAGACTATGAATTTGAAACTGCCGAGGTGCAGATGGTGCCCAGTACTTATGTGAAACTCCCGGAGGGCAAGGAAGCCAGTATGCAGAAACTGCTGGATGCTCTGGAGGATAACGATGATGTGCAGAATGTCTGGCACAACTGGGAAGAACCAGAGGACGAAGACGACGAGTAA
- a CDS encoding glycosyltransferase, with amino-acid sequence MKTISLCMIVKNEEAQLARCLSSVRGIADEILITDTGSTDATKEIARQFTDKVFDFPWEDDFSKARNASFAHASMEYILWLDADDVLLEDDRKKLKALKESLDGTVDAVMMQYHTGFDAAGNVTFRYYRERLVKRARHFVWKEPVHEYLEVYGKVIQSAIAVTHQKLKSAVPGRNLAIYERILAEGGALSPRGLYYYARELKDSRQYEKSAHFFEQFLDGGKGWVEDQITACESLAVCYAQMGQREKQLQALTRSFVYDTPRAELCCALGYAWKAAGDYQKAAFWFRLALSLQKPKNCWGFLREDCWGYIPCMELTVCYDQLGMPDTAEQCNELAAQFKPDDAAVQYNRTYFRARKQAQADDSTAVQKA; translated from the coding sequence TTGAAGACCATCAGTTTATGCATGATTGTGAAAAACGAGGAAGCGCAGTTGGCGCGGTGTCTGTCTTCTGTGAGAGGAATTGCGGATGAGATTCTGATAACAGATACCGGCTCTACAGACGCGACAAAAGAAATTGCACGCCAATTTACCGATAAGGTTTTTGACTTCCCATGGGAAGATGATTTTTCCAAAGCACGCAATGCTTCTTTTGCGCATGCTTCCATGGAGTATATCCTGTGGCTGGACGCAGATGATGTTTTGCTGGAGGATGACCGGAAGAAATTGAAAGCGCTTAAAGAAAGTCTGGATGGCACGGTGGATGCAGTTATGATGCAGTATCACACAGGCTTTGATGCGGCGGGGAATGTCACCTTTCGGTACTATCGCGAGCGTCTGGTCAAGCGCGCCAGACACTTTGTCTGGAAAGAACCAGTACATGAATATTTAGAAGTGTACGGGAAGGTCATACAGTCTGCTATTGCTGTGACACATCAGAAACTGAAAAGCGCTGTACCGGGCCGCAACCTTGCAATTTATGAACGGATTTTGGCAGAAGGCGGCGCCCTTTCCCCCAGGGGACTCTATTATTATGCCAGAGAGCTGAAGGACAGCCGCCAGTATGAAAAATCCGCCCACTTTTTTGAGCAGTTTCTTGACGGCGGCAAAGGGTGGGTAGAGGATCAGATTACCGCCTGTGAGTCGCTTGCGGTCTGCTATGCACAGATGGGGCAGCGGGAAAAACAGCTGCAGGCGCTGACGCGAAGCTTTGTTTATGATACGCCGCGGGCAGAACTTTGCTGCGCACTGGGTTATGCGTGGAAAGCAGCCGGGGATTATCAAAAGGCGGCTTTCTGGTTCCGGCTGGCGCTCAGTCTGCAAAAACCGAAAAACTGCTGGGGATTTCTTCGGGAGGACTGCTGGGGCTACATTCCGTGTATGGAACTGACGGTTTGTTACGATCAATTGGGGATGCCAGATACCGCTGAGCAGTGCAACGAACTTGCCGCGCAGTTTAAACCGGACGATGCGGCGGTGCAGTATAACCGCACGTATTTTCGCGCTCGAAAGCAGGCACAGGCAGATGACAGCACGGCAGTGCAAAAAGCATAA